In Notolabrus celidotus isolate fNotCel1 chromosome 8, fNotCel1.pri, whole genome shotgun sequence, a genomic segment contains:
- the med7 gene encoding mediator of RNA polymerase II transcription subunit 7 produces the protein MGEPQQVSALPPPPMQYIKEYTDENIRKGLAPKPPPPIRDSYMMFGNQFQCDDLIIRPLENQGIERLHPKQFDHKRELKKLNMSILVNFLDLLDILIKSPGSIKREEKLEDLKLLFVHLHHLINEYRPHQARETLRVMMEVQKRQRLDTAERFQKHLERVVEMIQGCLASLPDDLPQMEGADGASDGTRTVSAAAGVGSSSGQAPRLKTEPMDVEEAGGSCMAVGQQDKSVPTSKRDKTWDKDAAMCSIIDEIA, from the coding sequence ATGGGTGAACCACAGCAGGTTAGCGCCCTGCCTCCCCCGCCTATGCAGTACATTAAAGAGTACACAGATGAAAACATCCGCAAGGGCCTGGCACCAAAGCCACCTCCGCCCATCAGAGATAGCTACATGATGTTTGGCAACCAGTTCCAGTGTGATGACCTTATCATCCGGCCTCTGGAGAACCAAGGCATCGAGAGGCTCCATCCTAAGCAGTTTGACCACAAACGGGAGCTCAAGAAACTCAACATGTCCATACTTGTGAACTTCCTGGATCTTCTGGATATACTTATCAAGAGCCCTGGAAGTATAAAGCGTGAAGAGAAGTTGGAGGACTTGAAGCTTCTGTTTGTTCATTTGCACCACCTGATAAATGAATACAGGCCACATCAGGCCAGGGAGACACTGAGGGTGATGATGGAGGTGCAGAAGAGACAGAGGCTAGACACAGCAGAGAGGTTCCAGAAACACCTGGAGAGGGTAGTGGAGATGATCCAGGGTTGCCTCGCCTCCTTACCTGATGACTTACCACAGATGGAGGGTGCAGACGGAGCTAGTGATGGGACAAGGactgtgtctgctgctgctggtgttggtAGCTCCTCTGGGCAAGCCCCAAGGCTAAAAACTGAACCAATGGATGTGGAGGAAGCAGGTGGCAGCTGTATGGCAGTAGGTCAGCAGGACAAGAGTGTCCCCACTTCAAAGAGAGACAAAACGTGGGACAAGGATGCAGCTATGTGTAGCATTATAGATGAAATAGCTTAG